The following is a genomic window from Bosea sp. RAC05.
AATCGGCGCAAGCGGGGCTCTTTGCCCTGGTGACGCTGATGCAGCGTAAGCTAGCAGGTACGCATTGTTCGTCGCGCGCAGCAGTGTGCGTAAGCTTCAATTGACCTTGTGTGGTCAAGCGGCTGGGAGCGCATTGCAGACCATCTTGATCTGCCAGGCCGGCATAAAGTCGTGATCGACTAGGTGGTTTCTCAATTCGATAAGATGGGTTTTAGCGATTTCCCCAACGAATCGTAGCTTGGAAGCAGAAAGGTATTCGCGCGAATAAAAAACTGCACCACCGCATGAAATAAAACTATCGTGCTCAAGGAAATCGTAGTCGGATTTATTTATTAAATAGCAATTCCCATAGCTCCGGCTGCTAATGAAAAGGAATGCATATTCTGCTGTAGCGCGATGATCGTCGGTGCGTTGGATAAATAAATGGTATTTTGGCCGCTGTTCGTGGCCGACTGCCTGATCAGATGTGAAGAACAGGACGCGGCCAAGGTTCATGGTCAGAGGTGAGATGCTACCTGACCAACGTCGACAACGATCGCCTCTCGGGCATGCTTGTCCTCGATCATCTCTTCATACTTCATCGGAGCACGATTTGCGCTGCCACGCCCGTTCCAAGCTCGTTTATAGGCCTCGTGATTGTGCGTTAGCTTGAATAGCTGATCAAAGTTATAGTCGCCATACTTCGCGAGAATCTCGTCGAAAACCCTCAAATCGCTTCGCGAAAAGAGATCGAGATCCACGTCACGCTTTGGGGTTCCAAGGACAACAATTGGTCGCCTCTCCGGACCGCCACGGGCCTTCTCGGCGAGTTCGAAAGGCAGATCGTCGATGCCAGCGGCACGCATGACGTAGGCGTTGCGCTCGAGCAGATCTTTCGCTGTCGACGCCACCGGACCGTAGGTTAATGCGAAATACCGCTCGGACGTGATTGGTCGGCCGTACCGAGCGAGATGCTCGCGATCGGCGAGGTAGAAGAACTTCACAGCCTGGTACTTATCTGCGCCCGGCTTACGGTGCGCTAGATAGAGCAGCAGCTCCACGATCTTGGGTAGGTTTGGTTGGAAGTCGAGTGGCATCAAACGGCCTCAGCGGCTCGCGCAACAAAGCGCCGCGGCTCGATCAAAAATACACATCACAACCGAGATCTAACTTCGCTATGATGTTTTAAATTTGTCAACGAGCCTGAAACGAGAACGCGACGAACTTCGACCGATCGGCGCGGATCGGGACTCGCTGTTTAGAGTTTGTGGCGCCGGCGCAACAGTCGCGCGTGCTGTCCTACTAATCCACTCTGTGAACGTTGCGCAGTGGCGCCAGCAACCGTTGTCCTCGCGCACCGGCCGCGCCTACCTTGGACCGATGAGGAATCCCCGCCGCTGCTATGACGCCCAAGGGCGCGAGGTCGCCCCGGAGACGGTTGGCGGCTTGCTGGCGGCCGGCATTGGTCGAGCTGAGATATGGTGCAACGGCTGCCATCATCACGCCGAGGTCGCGGTCGAGCGCTTTCCCGCCGACACCCCCGTCCCCGATCTGTGCCTGCGCTTCCGGTGCTCCGCATGCGGCGGGCGCAACCTATCGTCAAGGCCGAGCGTAATAGATCACTATGCTGCGCGAGCGGACGGGTATGTCTTGAGGCAAAAGGACCTACAAGACGAGAGAGCTAGCTAAAAAGCCTCGCGAGGATCTTTACTACAATAGAGGAGGAAAAATATATTCCCAAGATAAACAATACAAAGGCAGTAACATTGAACCAGTTAGGATAAGCTCGCATAGGGACCATCTGAATTTGCTTTCCCGGACCGCCTTTGTATCGCACGCTGACAATATCAGGAACTGCAATTTTCGTTTGGAGCAACGACAAGAGCACAAATTCTTGCGGATTTAACCTCTCTATTCTGAATATCTGTCGATCGCCAGGCTGATTGATCACCTGATGGTTCACTGGCGGGTACATTGCCACGTGCATTGGTGGGTAATTTAATACAAATTCCACGTCCTCGGCGATCAATCGCCCGGCATTCTTGATTATGAGGTCGCGGGTATGCACCCAAACTACAGCATCACCCTCTTGAACCCGATAGATATTCTGAAACTGAACGGCCCACTCAATCCTCGGACGCGCAGCGAAAAAATACCCGATAAGGCCGAACGTTGCAGTGAGGGCCATGGGAGCAAATGCGAGGATGACGTCTTTCGTC
Proteins encoded in this region:
- a CDS encoding Panacea domain-containing protein, which encodes MPLDFQPNLPKIVELLLYLAHRKPGADKYQAVKFFYLADREHLARYGRPITSERYFALTYGPVASTAKDLLERNAYVMRAAGIDDLPFELAEKARGGPERRPIVVLGTPKRDVDLDLFSRSDLRVFDEILAKYGDYNFDQLFKLTHNHEAYKRAWNGRGSANRAPMKYEEMIEDKHAREAIVVDVGQVASHL